One window of Candidatus Cloacimonadota bacterium genomic DNA carries:
- a CDS encoding MoxR family ATPase: MENILVTKDTETIKKLQQSRKKIIKEIHRIIIGQDEVIEQFLIALFSNGHCLLVGVPGLAKTLLISTISKVLDLKFSRIQFTPDLMPSDITGTDILAEDKTTGKRAFQFIKGPLFANIILADEINRTPPKTQSALLEAMQERKVTAGNNTFPLEQPFFVLATQNPIEQEGTYPLPEAQLDRFIFHIDIDYPSFEEEKQITEFTTSQEFPEINTVIIGSDIRKLQKFIFKIPVPEHVLNFAVKLARMSRPNEKDAPDFVKQWVDWGAGPRASQYLILAAKTRAALNGRFSPTIEDVEFVAKPVLQHRILLNFAAEAEGMKSKEFIQKLIKYLK; encoded by the coding sequence ATGGAAAATATTTTAGTAACAAAAGATACTGAAACCATAAAAAAATTACAGCAATCTCGAAAAAAAATTATTAAAGAAATTCACCGCATAATTATCGGGCAGGATGAAGTTATCGAACAATTTTTGATAGCACTTTTCTCCAACGGGCATTGCCTTCTCGTTGGTGTTCCCGGTTTGGCAAAAACATTGCTTATCAGCACAATTTCTAAAGTATTAGATCTCAAATTCAGCAGAATCCAATTCACACCTGATTTGATGCCATCGGATATAACCGGAACTGATATTCTAGCTGAAGATAAAACCACAGGGAAGCGAGCTTTTCAATTTATCAAGGGACCACTTTTTGCAAATATCATTCTTGCCGATGAAATTAATAGAACTCCGCCAAAAACACAATCCGCTTTATTAGAAGCAATGCAAGAAAGAAAAGTAACAGCAGGAAATAACACTTTTCCTTTGGAGCAACCATTCTTTGTGCTTGCCACCCAAAATCCCATTGAGCAAGAAGGAACTTACCCCCTACCGGAAGCACAATTGGATCGTTTTATTTTTCATATTGATATTGATTATCCTTCTTTCGAAGAAGAAAAGCAGATAACCGAATTTACCACGAGTCAGGAATTTCCTGAAATCAATACCGTTATTATCGGAAGCGATATTAGAAAATTGCAAAAATTTATTTTTAAGATTCCCGTACCCGAGCACGTCCTTAATTTTGCGGTAAAATTAGCAAGAATGTCCAGACCTAATGAAAAGGATGCCCCCGATTTTGTAAAACAATGGGTTGATTGGGGTGCCGGACCTCGTGCCTCTCAATATTTAATTTTAGCGGCAAAAACCAGAGCAGCCCTTAACGGAAGATTTTCTCCAACAATCGAAGATGTAGAATTTGTGGCGAAACCTGTTTTACAACATAGAATCCTCCTAAATTTCGCAGCCGAAGCCGAAGGAATGAAATCAAAAGAATTTATCCAAAAGCTTATTAAGTATCTAAAATAA
- a CDS encoding cache domain-containing protein, translating to MQKVKTTKTYKAKSSKSILGIFLILFLFLSVSCEKNPPKKSNGSLDQLSQYKYEQTKKIVQLVNDAVKLVENEGKKAFPKFRKKGSKWYNGNTYIFVWGLDGMRYVYPRNPEGEGKNMLALKDVQDRPIGEMITKAAKTENGEGWVFYEWTKPEHEEPVWKATFVKKAIAPTGKKYLIGCGEYNIKMEKEFIVQIVTKAASLFQNDRKSAMKAFTSPIVKPSFQNTYIFVKDIKGNEILNPFSPEIVNKNIMNIQDANGKYFVKEEIEILKNNDTCWMDYYWNKPKENEPSPKLSFLKRVIVDGDTLIIGSGFYPEK from the coding sequence ATGCAAAAAGTTAAAACTACAAAAACCTATAAAGCAAAATCCTCTAAATCTATTTTGGGAATTTTCTTGATCCTCTTCCTCTTTTTATCCGTTTCCTGCGAAAAGAACCCACCCAAAAAATCTAATGGATCACTTGATCAACTGAGCCAATATAAGTATGAGCAAACAAAAAAAATCGTTCAACTTGTAAATGATGCCGTCAAACTGGTTGAAAACGAAGGCAAAAAGGCATTTCCAAAATTCCGCAAAAAAGGGAGCAAATGGTATAATGGAAATACATACATTTTCGTCTGGGGTTTAGATGGAATGCGATATGTTTATCCTCGCAACCCCGAAGGAGAGGGCAAAAATATGCTCGCTCTAAAAGATGTGCAGGACAGACCAATCGGCGAGATGATTACAAAGGCTGCAAAAACCGAAAACGGTGAAGGCTGGGTTTTCTATGAATGGACAAAACCCGAGCACGAAGAGCCTGTTTGGAAAGCAACATTCGTCAAAAAAGCAATTGCTCCGACAGGAAAAAAATATCTTATCGGATGCGGTGAATATAATATAAAAATGGAAAAGGAGTTTATTGTTCAGATCGTTACAAAGGCTGCATCTCTTTTCCAAAATGACCGGAAATCAGCGATGAAAGCATTCACATCCCCTATCGTCAAACCTTCATTTCAGAATACATACATTTTTGTAAAAGATATTAAGGGCAATGAAATTCTCAACCCCTTCAGTCCTGAAATTGTCAATAAAAATATTATGAATATTCAAGATGCTAACGGGAAATATTTCGTCAAAGAGGAGATTGAAATCCTGAAAAACAATGATACTTGCTGGATGGATTATTACTGGAATAAGCCAAAAGAAAATGAACCATCTCCAAAGTTATCTTTCTTAAAAAGAGTTATAGTGGACGGTGATACTCTAATAATCGGTTCGGGCTTTTATCCTGAAAAATAG